From a single Nicotiana tomentosiformis chromosome 2, ASM39032v3, whole genome shotgun sequence genomic region:
- the LOC104112189 gene encoding F-box protein CPR1-like encodes MKVFASCDGLFLIGIWSKPDDQPSLLLLWNPTTRESIIIPHETPQLVSIYGLGYDSTSDDYILFRVDREEQAVDEILALKNGSWRKIYKTSSWEVSYLLSSWHCLAFVHGTFHWLGFLPGFSMASFNISDEKYREIPLPETMPLMTETGPEAFYFDVGVSVVEGMLSVFYNDEITFNLWVMKNYGVIESWTKLLNIPSNGIHFIRPIYKFSDGEMLLRYRDWIASPVYTTSDGPIGLSKRIWPQACDIGAIRIYEDGFIYTESLISPKLDH; translated from the coding sequence ATGAAAGTCTTTGCTAGTTGCGACGGCTTGTTTCTCATTGGAATTTGGAGTAAACCTGACGATCAACCTTCATTGTTATTGCTATGGAACCCCACCACACGAGAATCAATAATAATTCCCCATGAAACGCCACAGCTGGTATCTATTTACGGATTGGGATATGACTCTACTAGTGATGATTATATACTGTTTAGGGTTGACAGGGAGGAACAAGCAGTCGATGAAATTCTCGCACTGAAAAATGGTTCCTGGAGAAAAATTTATAAAACCTCAAGTTGGGAGGTTTCCTATTTGTTGTCTAGTTGGCATTGTTTGGCATTCGTACATGGAACATTTCATTGGCTTGGTTTCCTACCAGGGTTCTCTATGGCTTCATTTAATATTTCAGATGAAAAGTATAGAGAAATACCATTGCCAGAGACAATGCCATTAATGACAGAGACAGGACCAGAGGCATTTTATTTTGATGTGGGCGTATCAGTAGTGGAAGGAATGCTTAGTGTTTTTTATAACGACGAGATAACTTTTAATTTATGGGTAATGAAAAATTATGGTGTCATAGAATCTTGGACAAAATTGCTCAATATACCAAGTAATGGAATTCATTTTATCAGGCCCATATATAAGTTTTCCGATGGTGAAATGCTACTTCGCTACAGAGATTGGATAGCAAGTCCTGTTTATACAACATCCGATGGACCAATTGGATTAAGCAAACGGATATGGCCTCAAGCTTGTGATATTGGTGCAATCAGAATTTATGAGGATGGTTTTATTTATACGGAAAGTTTGATCTCTCCAAAATTAGATCATTAA